A genomic region of Zea mays cultivar B73 chromosome 6, Zm-B73-REFERENCE-NAM-5.0, whole genome shotgun sequence contains the following coding sequences:
- the LOC100193399 gene encoding ALFIN-like transcription factor produces MDASYRRAGAGSGSAPRSVEDIYKDYRARRSAVLRALTHDVEEFYALCDPEKENLCLYGYANEAWEVALPAEEVPTELPEPALGINFARDGMNRRDWLALVAVHSDSWLISVAFYYAARLNRSDRKRLFGMMNDLPTVFEVVSGGVKQSKERDRSGTDNSGRNKLSAKQTSEPRLENNAREPDEGYDEDDGYHSETLCGTCGGIYSADEFWIGCDVCEKWYHGKCVKITPAKAESIKQYKCPSCCNSKRPRPL; encoded by the exons ATGGATGCCTCCTACCGCCGCGCCGGTGCCGGAAGCGGTTCTGCTCCCCGCTCCGTCGAGGACATCTACAAGGACTACCGCGCCCGCCGCTCCGCCGTCCTCCGCGCCCTCACCCACG ACGTCGAGGAGTTCTACGCGCTGTGCGATCCAG AGAAGGAGAACCTGTGCCTATACGGGTACGCAAACGAAGCGTGGGAGGTGGCGCTGCCGGCGGAGGAGGTGCCCACGGAGCTGCCGGAGCCTGCGCTCGGGATCAACTTCGCGCGCGACGGGATGAACCGTCGCGACTGGCTCGCGCTCGTCGCCGTCCACTCCGACTCGTGGCTCATATCCGTCGCATTCTACTACGCCGCGCGGCTCAACCGAAGTGATCG GAAGCGTTTGTTTGGCATGATGAATGACCTGCCAACTGTTTTTGAAGTCGTCTCCGGTGGTGTGAAGCAATCTAAGGAAAGGGACAGATCCGGTACTGACAACAGTGGTAGAAATAAACTGTCAGCAAAG CAAACAAGCGAGCCACGGTTAGAAAATAATGCCAGGGAGCCTGACGAGGGCTACGATGAAGACGACGGCTACCACAGCGAAACCTTGTGCGGGACATGTGGTGGAATATACAGCGCAGACGAGTTCTGGATCGGGTGTGATGTGTGCGAGAAGTGGTACCATGGCAAGTGCGTGAAGATCACTCCCGCGAAGGCGGAGAGCATAAAGCAGTACAAGTGCCCGAGCTGCTGCAATTCAAAAAGACCTAGGCCGCTGTAG